Genomic DNA from Magnolia sinica isolate HGM2019 chromosome 4, MsV1, whole genome shotgun sequence:
TCTACCATAATAACATGCATTAtatccatttccaaccctttatTTGATTAGATGGGAAGAATGCGACTTTTCAGGGAGCAGGCAATCCACTGGGGGGAGTGGATTCCGTGAGGCCTTGACGTGGCATGTTTTGATTGGTTTAGCCCCATGCGGCATCTACTCGACCAACCACTTTCAAACGACTAGGGATTGACTACAAAAGAACTTCCAGCCAGGCAATTGCATTCAGATAAGAGTTAGAAACAGATATCTCCAATAAAAAGGAGAACCTCCTTGATTGCGTACGAAAGGTTCTTTTATTCTTAAGCTCGAGTAAGAAACCTCAATGTTAACACACACCTTTACTACCAAGGCTGTTAACCGGCTGGGTTTGGGCCAGGATAAGGTCTATCCATGCTTGGCCCCAAAGTAAAATTGTGACCCAAGTCGAGCTAGGCCAAAGCAAACAAGCCCAAGCGTAGCCTGTGATTATTATGCATGGGCCAAACCTGAGTTTGAGCTGAACCACCATGGTTCAAACTATCACCTGAAACTAGCATGTATTACCAGTGTTTATTGATATTGCCCATGAACAATCTGGGTGAATCGACTTGTATTGCCCTAAGATAGCACAATACATGGAGATATGTAGGCTGTAGCAGTATTGGTGGTGAACGATACGCTAGGTAACACACTAATTTAGAACCTTGCTACTGACCTCCCTTTTGCAAGATCTAGATTGTCCTTTTGGTGTATTTGATCATGTGTGACATAGAAGAAGATGCCCTTGAAATCGTAAATGGGCATGGCTGGATTTGAGCCGGGCTATGGGGCTCTAAGAGGTAGCCTGAGCTTAGCCCGATTAATGAATAGGCCTAAAATTTAGGCCCAAGTTTGTCCCTCATACCTAATATTTCAATGCAAGCCCATAAGTCTAATAGGACAACCCTACCATTTACCATTAAGCCATGGGCTTAAACCCATTGGTGGGCTGGTCGATCCCCTGTGAATGCCAATCCTTAGATTACCCAAAATCCATGCTCCATCTTTTAGTTGGGCCATGGATTCCTTGGAAAATCTATTGGACATGAACACATGGGGCTCACTTATGAGTAACAACTAGTGGGTGAGTCCCACACCagtttcattttttctttcttttttctttttttaatccacTCTACAGTTTAAAGTTAAATTTTAGACTTTGAAGTTTAAATTCAACTTCGAATTTGAGTTCAAGGAAGAGTAAGATTGGATGCGACTGGATAATTATCAACCTCTTCAAAAAAAATTTACCCTTCCCTTGGTAGCAGACAGTTCGGACGATGGTTGTGTCCCTAACCCAGTCAGTGGCACATTTCCTAGAGAAGCGAACAGTAGCGAGCTGTTAGTTTCCTGGAGAACGGTGGTACCACCGGCAGGTTGCTGATACTCGTCATGCATGTCGGAAACGCTCTCAAAAGCTATTTTTTAACTGTCTTTTTCGCCATTGATGCGGTAGTCGATAAGCCCCTCTTGCTTAGGTTGTTCCTATTACTTCGGTATGTCCTACCACAGCAGGGGTCACCGTCTGCAGAATCAACAGAATCGGCCTTCTCCCACTTCACATCTCCTTTTGCATCTTCAAACGAACATGGTTCTTCGACATCATGCCTTTGAGATGCATTACACTGTAAGCGGCACAGTATCTAACACAGTCAGCTTGCATGTACTTTGGATTCAGCATCCTGATACGCGAAGATCTTATTAATAGCATAAAAAAGTTGTCATTTATCAAAGGGGGgaaaataagaaataatataTCTATAAATTTTGTCCATTAGCCCATTTCTTATATAAATAAGATCTAAGCTATTAATTGTAACTCGGGACCATCTTAATCCTAAAATCATAGGGGTGGTCAAACATCTCTGCTGCCATAGTGGTTAGGCAGACTACTAAACTTACATCATACATCTTTGACTTTTGCAGAGGTCCCAAGACTGTATAGACCATcggatcatgtgggcccacccatcAATGCCGTCTTTCAAAATTCGGGCGAATGGTTTCTACCCACTACAGAAGGTACCTCTTTCTAGCCATTGATTAGATGGTATGATCATCAGAACAAAGGATTGCTCATTCAAGGGTAGACCCCACACATTCTAAGGTCCAAATCAATAAGGAGCGTCTATTTTCTAAGCCATTGTTTCAATAGTTAGGTGGCATTTGGCACCCAATGTTTGGGTGTATTTGGAGTGCATTTGGTGTTGTATAattgaaaataaatgaaattgatggcAAATGAAAATTTACTTTTTAATGTGTTTTGAAATCCTCTGTTTTGTTGTGAATTCATATAATTCAGTGAAATAACTTATTTTATACCTCTCTTTCTAAAGTCAAGAGAGTCGCATTAGTAACAAAAGTGTTGCTTGACTACTAAACACTGTACATGGGGTACGTTGATGATACCTAAAACAATCTAGTTACTACCAACAAAATTTATTGTACTATCAAAATGTTAGCCGtctaaatggatggctaaaattcAATGCAAGTTGCTTATTTGTCATctttacatttgtggcccacttgagcctcaaaatttcttcattttAGTGAAAGTATATATGTCAATGGGTTTATTACAATCAATCTAACAAATATTACATATGTGGGCCATCtaaatggacaattaaaaatCTTTAGCAAATTGCTtatttgtgatccttacatttgtggcccacctgagcctaaAAAATTCCTCAATTTAGTGAAAGTGAATATGTCGAtgacttattacaatcattttccTAATTAAAGGTGTTCTTACGTAAATTTTGAATTATAAAGTATTCCAATTACAAGTTACCAAACATATTTGAGTATTCTAATTTACACCGTTATGATAAGTAAGATTTAAATATCAattcattccaaatacaagcttaGCTTAAAAGTAACTTACAATAAGGACATATGATGGACATTGATCATAAAACTCCAATGTGAACTTGTTATCCATTAGCAATTTATCAAATGATTAAGATAACTATGCCGAAGTGATGCTTGAAGTAGTCATTAAACAAAGGTCATCCATGTGATAGACCGTTAAAAGGGTAATTTTTTACAAAAAACTTGGCTGACCATCCGCCTTTTTTTATCCGACCCGAACAAAACCTACCTTATGCATATAGATCTCTATCTGTACGGATGAatcaataaaaatgaaaatatccctacttttttcagccgctttatctaaaaaataaagaatatttttattcaaaattttcttttcatatcTGAAAAATTTACTTTGGTGACATAAGTTTTCGaccgtccaaaaaaaaaaaaaaaaggcataaaaaGGAAGCATTTACTGTGCTAATTTTAGtcaactttatttttttttttcatggcagTGTTAGATACGGACTATCCATCTCCTATCCATCTAGTAATCTACACTTTTGTCCTGTCTGTTCTAATGGACCAATATCTCAGATTGaaagatcccaaccattgattaAGGATCCTTTTCACTTGAATGCGGTCCATTATTGTGTTCCttttctcaaccgtccatttgtaAGCCAACAAATTGACATCTCAAGATGGTCTAATTGAGGAGCTTTGGAGGCCCAAGCACTATCCTCAGTGGTCTAGCTTACCGAACCCAGGCCCCACTTGCAAGAACTTAAAACCCGAGTATTCAAAAAATTTTGACACACCGGCggagtgcgatggatgatacgcatgtaCTTAGAAATTGCGTAGGTGGCATGCAAGTATTTTAAATTAAACTTTCCAATCTATAGGTCTTagtttagaaacatcatgaactaaaaattacacttatttgatcaTCTTACCATTAGAttgatggacggttaaaaaaatataaaaatccacTGTGATATTTCAACAAACAGTTATCCAATAATCAGAGGTCGGGATTTGCAAGAAATCTAAAAATTCGGGAATGACATAAAtaaagtgggttccacaatttaacaGGTTTATTTTGATTTAAAGTTTTCTACATGTACAAATTTCAGAGTGCTCTCGTGTGTCAGGTTTCTTACTCCgtcagagcatcaaataactcctaataTACTAATGCCGATTTAGGACATAACCGCCATTGTTTAAAAAGAGAGTCCCAGTTtagtaaaaaggaaaaaagaagagccTCATATATTATCTTCTTTCTCCCGCATTCCACAAAACCTCCAAGGAAACTGAAGCAGCAGAAGacgagaaaagaagaaaaacaggaACTGAAAAAATCCTATTCCAAAAAGGATAGAAAATAGAGAAAACGAGAAGAATGATGTTGAAGAAGCAGTAGTAGAAGTAGAAGCAGTAGCAGGAGCAGCCATGGCTTCCATTTGCAGCAGCTCTCCTCCTCTACTCGTCCGTACAAACCCTGTCTCTCCTCGCTCTCTATTTTCTATCTCTTTCTCTGCGCAACCTCCGGTCCGTTTTCGTGTCCTAAGAGCCGAAGGGCTTGACCAAGGCGGTGGCCCCAAAAGCCAGGAGGCGGGTGACCCGTCCTTGCTGCGGAAGCCGTCGATATCGTCTTCTACCGGATTCTCCCAAATCTCAGACGTCGATGAGGAGCCTGCTGCGGGTGATGGCGGGAAGAAGGACGATGAGTGGGTGGATTGGGAGGATCAGATTCTGGAGGAGACTGTGCCGCTTGTTGGTTTCGTTAGGATGATCCTTCACTCTGGCAAGTAAGTCTAATTCTTCTGCTTCCCCTCCTTTTAATTCGTAAGTGGTCCTATGACTTATTAGTTGTAATTTGGATCGGATTATGGAACGTTTGATGAGGGCTTAAAGGTTCCAGCAACGGGTTCGATTGTTGGCAATGCCCTTTCCAAAATTCAAGTCTGATAAGTTCATTGATGTGCATTCCATGCAAGCACAGTGATATGATTCAAAGTCTAGTAGACACGTTCTTCCGCAATGGATCTTTTCATGGTGAGGCTAGCATTACCACCAGCTTTGCATCCAGCAGTTTACATTGTGTTTGGATGCTAAATAGGATAACGAAAATCCAATTCAATATTGAATAAATGACCGAAGTGAGGGTGGCGTCACTTCAATTCGTAATGAAGACCAAACACCTTAACTGCAATTGTTTCAAGTTATGACCtgaaaaatcataatttcaatttggGGGTGATCactcattttggtcatttttcaATTGAATTGTTGCAATTCTATTCAACTAAGCATAGAAAATTTGGCATGAAGTGTTGTctagatgtcttcaatctgtgcAGAAATAAGGGGTTTCGATCGATCAAACAGACTGCTCGATCAATCAAGTGAACCTCGGATTAAACAGATTGGtctttggacagttttggacaGGTTCGATCGATCGCCCTTGGAGGTTCGAGCGATCGATATAATTTGGAAAATTCATGTTCTCTCTGGACACTTTCGATCATGTCTCGATCGATTGAGGGTTGCTCGATTGATGTTGATTGATCGATGCTTAGATTGACGACGCGTGCGGTTTTGGGTAATTGTGCGATTAGTTTCCTATTCTAggtataacattatatatatgggtgtaatacgTGATTAGGGTAAAACaaggagagctagggttttgaAGGGAGAAAACTTGGGTTTTCGCATATATAAGTCGATCTATCTCTTGTGCTTTCATTTTCATACTGGATtgcttgtcgctttgtgccatggttttttcccgcaaaggtttttccacgtaaaatcatgTGTTCTCTATGTTACTTTGTTTGCGTTTaacttttgtttgtgtgattagAATTTGGGGTTGGCTTCCACGGCTCCCAACAAGAAGTCCCTTGGCATTGGTCCCTCCTTGTGACGTGCACAATCTAGTTCATCTGGCACTGGCAGTTCCTAGTCATTTCTATTAGCTATTAAGAGAACAAACATAAATGGATGTCCGAAGAGAACCAAGAGTTCCTTTCTAAGAGTAAAATGTATACCTCATGGTTGACAAGTTAGTCGTCAGGTCACTTTGTGGAACCATACAGGTGTTACAGAGACTAACACTTTTGATCCATGTACTATTACTACTGCTGCATGCTGTCCTCTGGTACCGTTGGACACTATAAAAAAAGGTTTCGTTTCAGCCAGTGTGGCTGTATTGGAACCTTGTCGGCCAATGCTGGTCTACTATATGGGGGTGAAATGATCTAAAAGAAAAGGAACAGGAAAAAGAAACATTAACATGAATAAACGGGATCCATTACAGTGTGTATTGGCTGATATGGACCGTATTGGTTGATAAAGGTGCAAAAATcccttttgtaatttttttttttttcaatctttctccattttttcacctattttcttcatccaaagcatacAGGAAAGCCAGAAATCATTTCCaactagatctaggcctattttggaGATCAAAGTGTAAGATAATGTGATTCAACTAATCAAAGCATGAGCCTATATCAACGATAAAACATAATATCATATCAATTTATAAGAGTCACTAAAGATTAAGAATTTCTAATTACCAACGGCTTTAACACTAAAGTTAGAGGTTAAAGACTTGAAAGTGATTATTTTTTCCCAATCTTTCTCCGTTTTCTGCCCCCTTTTTTTCATTGAAAGCATAGAAGGGCTAGAAAATCATTTTCaactagatctaggcctattttggaGATCAAAACATAAGATCTAAGCGTGATTCAACTAATCAGAGTGGGGGTAGCCTATATCGATGAAGAAAACACAACATCATAGCAATTTATAAGTATCACTAAAAATTAAGAATTTCTAATTCCTAATTTGCTTTAACACCTAAGTTAGAGGTGAAAGACTAAAAAAGTTCAGCTTCAGGCAGGTGAGTCTGACAAACAAtgttcttaccaaagaatgattTGATACACCATTGAATGCTTGTAAAAACTTCAACAAAATGATAGATTCCTGGCCTTTTCATTTTTTCCTATAATTCTTTGGTATTTTCGGGCCAAAAGAGGGGCTGATATGGGTGCTTATCAGCTGATGCTGGCCATATTGGCCTGTATTGTATTGTTTTTCGGAGGGACAATGTGCACCCCAAACATTGGTTGCAACGCTAACTTGTCCATTATGAAGGACTACATGAGTGTTGTTTTGAGAGGTCTGCAACACTTGCAGAAGAAGCGCCCTGACCCTGAGCCATTTTTAAGTACTGACATGAATGGCATCAGGGATGATAAGAGTAAGTCCCTACTTTGACCTCTCCATTGTAAAGACTAGATGTAGGAATATACACTTTAGAGAATGCAATATTTACTTGTGGCAAGTGCAGCATGGAGACTACCTGTTTATAACAATTAATGACATCAATTAAGAGGGATTGTATGATCTAGAGGATACATGAACTGTTTCATACTTGTTGTGTCGAAGTCTCATAAACTATGAACCTTTGACAGCTTAGTGAGTACCTTGCTTGGAAACCTTGcacatgtacttgacatatgaagCTTCTCGTCAAGACATCTGCCTGGAAATATTTTCTTTGGCAGGAAAACCACATGGATGTATTCGACAATTCTGCATGTGTAGAAGTCAAGTACCACAAGCTAGCCTTTGATTGTGCATTTATTATTTTAGCAGGAGGTCCTTATGGATGCATGTGACCATTCTAAGTTATCAGAGATCAATTCGATTCATATTGGCTTTGAGCACTTGACAACCTTGATGGGCTCTGGATAATATGTCTCTCTACAATAATCCAAGGGATGCCAAGGAAATAAGGTCCAAGTTGCTTGTTGTTGCTCATCCCTCAATAGAAGAAGACTGGAGAAGCATCGTGGAATCTATTCTTAGACCTTGTTACTGTAATAAAATCTGGTTGTAAAGTTTTTGAGAGGGTCTTAAAGTTTGTTCATCTCAGCCCCAAGTATTCCAAATTCTTGGTTCATATAAAATGTCGTACTTTGGTCATACAACGAGATACGATGTTCATTGGGCTATGACCCACCCAAGGTGGAGCTGGATGTACTTCCAGAATCTCATGCACCTCTGCCATGATATGGTGTTAGAGACACTTAATGGGACTTGGGTAGGGAAGGAAAGAGTTTCATACAGGAATTATTCACACAAACGTATTGACTTCAGGTACCTTGTTGAGTGAGAGGTTTAGGACCAAAGTAAAGAAAAGGTTCCCAACAAGACTTTCTTAAAGAAACTATCTCCATCATATTGCTTACGATGAGAAAGGGTACCTCATCATATCAAGGTTATCTGTGGGCAAAGGAATTATATAATATGTGATCGGCCCGCATCTTTGCACGGCATACTTgtgttttcaattctgacaagtggggcccttaGTTTGGTGGTCTAGACCATTGGTCGTTGTGTGCAgagcatgccccaaaaatctccaagaTGGGCAGATATCAACAACCAACATAGGACCTTCTGTTGAATGTGTATTGTGTAGTTGTGTACCACTGATGCAATTCTCTTAACCATCCTTGTCCCCACCATGTGTGTGATCTTCTTCTCTTAAGCATCTCTTAGATGCATGTAAAGTCATTAAGTTGTAATCTGATTACAGGTGTAAAGTTTTTTCAGGctgtcctgtttggctttaagctgtaatctGATTACAGGGAAACAATTGTCTGTGTTTGAATAACTTTAAATCTGTACACAGCCTGTAATTAAGTATTCACACACAACAGACCTTGGAGTGGTAAATTCTTTAAAAATGATCAAATGACATATAGAGTCTTCACGGAAGATAGATCATTGGGAGAAGACCAACTCAATAAAGCTTGTGGCCGATTCTTATGGTAGacaaatcatttggtgggccacggaaGTGGGCCCACTAATTCAAACATAGCACAATCATTTAAGGTTTGACAACagcgaacacacacacacacacaaccctAGCAATCCCTTTACCCGTAATCTGAAACATGACTTTTTCTCATGTTTCAGATTACATCCTACAATCTAATTACAAGGAAATATACCCATCCAAACACCCCCTGTAATCTGATTACCTGTAAACAGATTCCcggccatctaaatggacggttaaaaaatattggcaagttTGTGGCCTACCCAAGActcaaaatttcctcatttttagttaaagtatatatttcaatgggcttattacaatcttTCTATTAAATATTGCATATGTACACTAACTTGGGATATCACATATATTCTTGGgaatatattgaaaatttcaaatgcattccaattcctcccatttactcccatccaaatggaatattttgatttcaaatgcatttcatttactcccatccaaacacaactttgTAAGCCATTTacttccatttacaagctcccaatcgAGACCTTAAGGACTTTACAGGGATTCAAATGACCCCTTAACCAGCCGCGGCCTTTTAATGAAATTATcatcttcaaaaaaataaaaaaaatctcttaacCATCTGTGTCCCACCATGTGTACCAACTAGAATGTCTAGGGCACAAGTTGGAAGTTTAAGATCGATGGGGCATAATGCATCGATGATCTGGATTACCTACCCCCATCCCCACCCTCCCCCCCTGTTAGAATTTAAAACCTGGATATACGTGTATAGATGTGGTCTGTGTTATATAATTCCTCCTGTGCGCATAACCCAATATTCATTATTCATATctcaatcatgcatgcatgtttttaagaaaaacacaacaaaaagtGAAGATATAGGAATAGCAATAGTAAAGAATGCAATAAAACACAAAAATTGTTTCTCAATTCACTTCTTCATGTTAGAGATAAAAGAGTCTGTATTTAGATGGATTCTGCTGGTAATTTAGTTTGTATATAGTTTTTAGACCTGGAGACTCTGATTGACTCGTTTGATCTCGAGTCGAGTTGCAGCTCGCCCGAGTGGGAGGGTGTATCAGCCTGACTCGCGTGAGTCAGGGGTGACTCATGGTATCGAACTGGATCAGCTAGTGCCAAATCCCGGTggatgagtcttaaaaccatggttacACAGAAAAAGTGTCATGAAAGCTATGATTACTTCTGGGGTGCTCTTCTCAGTAGAATACTAGAGTCAAATGATTGTGGTTTTTCTAGTATAATAAAGTAAGGTACAATACCCAAGGTTTTGTATAACGGTATCGGTGGCTGCATCAGCTGGGCCCAAAAGCAATACGATACAGGGTGTATCGGGCCATATCGTTCCCGTATCAGCTGTATTGTTTTGGTACAAAAAGAAATCTTGAAAAGATATTGGAAAAATATGAGAAAATGTAAAACATCAGGCtttttccttccttcctttcttccttcctttctttcttcctttgtttctttctttgtttctttatttatttatttatttattttttttaatttttacgtCTATGTTTTTAACATTATCTGTCAACTTGAGCGTATGAATTTGTTTGCATCTCTAACCTTTCAAACCATTTCCCCATATCACCATGAGCTAATAGAAACTGAACTATCAGCTAGCCTTGTATACTTTTACTCTGCAGCCTATTTTTATGGGGCTTTAATTTGGAAATTATGTGTAAATTTACTCTCAATATTTTTATTTACTAATTATTGTATTGTATGCAAACTCTTTTGCAGATatgagagtggtgatagactcaGTCCAGAGCATGAGAAAACAATTCTGGAAAGGATACTTCCACATCATCCGGAGTTCGAGAAAAAGATAGGATGTGGAATAGACTACATCACGGTACATCTCTCTACTTGGTGCTTTCCAATATTTTATAGCTGCTATTTTTTACCCATCAATGCCGTGTTACACGTCCTGATTTATCTATGCAAGATGCTTCCACATCAACTAGGGAAATTCTTGTGGTTGTATGAAATAGTTTTTTCTATGGAATCATATTTCATATCTTATCCTCACTTTTCATATCTAAAGAGTTTTACCTCTAAAAGCTCATGCTTTGTTTACCTGTTCTCTGTTAGTTGTAGTTCGTCCAATATGTTACTCTGTGTTGAGCAGTTGGCTGATTGGTCTGAATAGATCCACTTATCTTCTTTGAATGATCATACCATGAATATTAAGTGACTGATGCTGATATGCTCTCAAATCTTATTTAACAATCCTGCGGAGTATCCTTGAAATattgtgatttttttatatattttttgaagCCATAGTATTGTGGATTCATGCTGGAAAGATCTATGAAACAATTTGATTAATTGCTTCTTGTTTATTTGAATTATGGTTGCACAAAGGCAATCATCTTTCCATGAGGATGGATCATATGAGGAGCGGGAATGCCAGAGTGGTACGTATGTGGCAGAGGTGCATTTGTATGTGTCTATGGACAGGTGGATCCCGTCCACCATGGTGGGATGAAAATTTCTTCCTCCCAAATTTTGATATTGTACACGTTGCATGTGTATCGTGATCCGAACTGTTCTTTTGttgaagataagaaaaaaattcagaGGGAGAGGAGGGAGAAGAACCTTACCCTTTTGTGGGGCTTGGGACCGACTAGCTCATCGGTTATAGACAAACTTCCCAACTtctatcaatatatatatatatatatatatatatatatgggaaatggttctatgcggttgacctcatgggaacttcccatgaggtcaagctgtgtgagccccaccgtgatgtgtgtcaaacgtcaacaccgtgcatttgatgggtcccctttaaattatgggatatcccaaaaatcagccgtatacggaactcaggtgggccataccatctaaaatcatatgaagacatgcctaaaacaaataaaagcacttggtggggtccacttgaaatttggatgcatctgaaacttggtccgacccctcatccaagtgggacacacataatggattggctggatttgtgaaccacatctcggagggcccaacaaatgattataatgttttaatgggagggtaacccctctcaacttgtttatgtggtgtggcccacacaagtcatggattgacttgatttttaagcccgaggcccaccattgaatgatgcatctgactgatgaggtagatgtttgacacgcatcacggtggggcccacacagctcgacctcatgggaagttcccatgaagtcGACCGCATAGaatcatttccctatatatatatatatatatatatatatatatatatatatatatagacacacatgtgtgtgtgtgtgtgcgtgcactGCTCCCAAGATCTGGTAATGGAGGATTGATGTCAGCTGGGCAGCAGATCATCAAACTTCTGCACCATCAAATCATGAACTCTTGATCATTTGGTCAAACAAGCTCTTGGTAAACAAGATTCATGAAGCTGGGCCCTAATGGCTGGGATAAGGTTCTAATGATGATGATAGTAATGGCGTTGATATTGTAATGTTAGCAAATGTGCTGTTTTTAGCCATGCACCAAAAGTTTTCAGCTGTCTCTTAATTGCCAATTGATTTAATCTCTGTACCCACATAACGATTAAAGTCTTTCATGTCTAAACAAACAGGCCTAGTGTTTATTGATGGACTTGTAATGGGATACTGCTCattccattgt
This window encodes:
- the LOC131242492 gene encoding protein DCL, chloroplastic, which codes for MASICSSSPPLLVRTNPVSPRSLFSISFSAQPPVRFRVLRAEGLDQGGGPKSQEAGDPSLLRKPSISSSTGFSQISDVDEEPAAGDGGKKDDEWVDWEDQILEETVPLVGFVRMILHSGKYESGDRLSPEHEKTILERILPHHPEFEKKIGCGIDYITVGYHPDFEDSRCLFIVRKDGEVVDFSYWKCIKGLIKKNYPLYADSFILRHFRRRRRTE